In Chthoniobacterales bacterium, the genomic stretch AAGAACCCCACCGCCCTGCCCGTCGTCCTGTGGTCCCGTCGTCTTGTAGTCGGCCAAGGCGCGCCACAACGGCGCCTGATACTGTATCGGATGTGATGTCAGGACGACGAGCATGACGGCCGGGAAAAGCGCGGCTAACCTATTAGGTTCTTTGTAGCCTCAAATACATCGCGCCGGTAGCGCTCCCATCTCCATTCCTCGCTTAGACCAGTCTTTCCCTCGCGACGCGACCGAAACTCACGCAAAGCCGCGATCCACGCCTCCTCATTCCCTGCCGGCAACACCGTCACGCCCGACTCAGCGGCGAGATCCGGACCTCCACTCCGATCACTGGCCATCACATGCAAGCCGGAAGCCAACGCTTCAAGCATCACAAGACCGAAGCCGTCGCCGAAAGATGGAAAAACAAAAGCATCGCTCTGCCGATACAACTCCCGCAAACGCTCCGGCCCGACAGGCCCGATATAACGCACGCCGGGAGGAAGACTCTTCAACCTTTCGACCGCCAGCTGCCAGCCCCCGACCAACATCAGCTCGGCGTTACGAAGTCCCGCCTTCTCCCACGCCTCCAAAATGAAAGGTATACCCTTTCGCAGAGAACATTGCCCCTCATAAATAAACCGCAAAGCGGGAGCAACGCGTAGCGAGTCACTAGTAGCGAGCAAAGCAGCCTCCGGACTCCGACTTCCGCCCTCCGGCTGTCTCTTGGTCTTTTCGTCTTTTAGTCTCTCCTGCTCTTCGTCTCTTGGTCTTTTATCAGTTGGTTGCTTGGCAACCCGTCTCGCGGACTCGGCTGTCTCTTGGTCTCCGCTTCCAGCGGGGCACCAAAACTCCGCATCCACACCGTAGCGGCAGACACTCACCGCTTTTGCTCCAGCCTCTTCGAGTGTTCGCTTCACGAAAGTGCTCGGCGCCAACACCTCATCAGCCAGGCGCAGCTCCTCGTCCTTCTGCTCGGGACTCGCATTGAGTGTGAAAACCGCGTCTTGGGGACGGATCCAATCCGCGTAGAGACTGCACAAATTCCGGTGCTGACTTTCCCAAAACTTCCAATGGCATGTCGGCATATCGTAGATGCAGGCTTTGCCAAGGCGCTTCGCTTCCTGAAACTGACGCAGGGAGCAATCCTCGAAAGAATGCACCGCGCTTACATGGCGGTCCCTGCACTCCGACGCCATCACCGTCATCAACCAGTTGTTGGCCGAACGCGTGAACTCCGGGCCCGTCCATCCGAGGCGCTCTCGCACCATCCGCGAAATCTCCGCGAGCCTGCTTTGAC encodes the following:
- a CDS encoding glycosyltransferase family 1 protein, which encodes MIISGHPTGNPNSHHAALAWHERGKLYKFCTPWFPSQRQLSLLGHVPGLRDQARRLARRHFEPLAGAGMRQSRLAEISRMVRERLGWTGPEFTRSANNWLMTVMASECRDRHVSAVHSFEDCSLRQFQEAKRLGKACIYDMPTCHWKFWESQHRNLCSLYADWIRPQDAVFTLNASPEQKDEELRLADEVLAPSTFVKRTLEEAGAKAVSVCRYGVDAEFWCPAGSGDQETAESARRVAKQPTDKRPRDEEQERLKDEKTKRQPEGGSRSPEAALLATSDSLRVAPALRFIYEGQCSLRKGIPFILEAWEKAGLRNAELMLVGGWQLAVERLKSLPPGVRYIGPVGPERLRELYRQSDAFVFPSFGDGFGLVMLEALASGLHVMASDRSGGPDLAAESGVTVLPAGNEEAWIAALREFRSRREGKTGLSEEWRWERYRRDVFEATKNLIG